CAACATACATTCGGGACTACACCGCAACGAATAGGTTTGCAGACATTGCAGTGGATTGGAATCCTATATCTGGCTATCCACCGAAACTACCGTCCAGCTATTACCCGCGGCCAGGAGTTGGCGTTGGCATTGCTATGGGTTTACAAATAATACTCAATGGTCACGTGAATGATTATTTTTGTTCCTCTACAAATGGACAAGGATTCAAAGTTGTGTATTTGAAGATTGTACCCATTAGCATGTTAATAATACAATTGTTTTAAGGTGTTATTGTATAACCCAATCGATCAACCACGTATGAAGGAATCTGGATTACCAGCAATGATCGGGCATCAGACAACATTTCGTATAATCGCGCGGAGCTTTGAAGCCCTGCCCAGCATTCGTAACATCCATCGAACGAAACGACAATGTATTTTTAGCGATGAAGAAGAACTTTACTTTTATCGTTATTATACGCGACGCAACTGCGAATCTGAATGCGATGCGTTGTTCTTCCTTCGACTGTGTGATTGTATTCCATACTATCTGCCGTTGGTATTTTCTAACGCTACAGTTTGTGATGCGGCTCAGTTTGATTGCTGGAATAATGCGGAATTACAGATCTTTGACAAGAAAAGATCTGAATGTAAAGATTTGTGCCTAACCAGTTGTCATGATCTTACGTTCTTTCCTGATGCTTTCACAACACCTTTTAGCCAAAAGGACCTGAAGGCCCAGAGTGATTATTTAAAGAATTTATCAAATGAATATATCCGAAAAAACTTGGCAGTAGTAAATTTCTACTTCACAGAAAATTATTTTAGAAGCAATGTGAGGACTTCGTACACCGGACCAACTGAATACATGTGTAGGTTTCAAAAAAGATATCTTCTCATTTTTAAACTATAAAAATCGTATTATTCTCCTTTTAGCTTTAACTGGTGGTATCATGAGCCTTATGATTGGATTTAGCGTTATCTTTATCGCCGAAATTCTTTATGTTGTTGTTCTATTTttcatattattatttttcaaacTTTAATGTGACCAGTCAATAGCGACATAACTGCTGTGTTTTGTTTATAGCTTATGAAATTTTAGACTTTGCCAACTGGCTAGCTGCAAGAACAGAGAGAACCCTATGGGTAAAGCAATCAGTGAGAGCGATATATGCGAGGCTTTCCAGTTGAGCTGGGAGCAGCGCTGCGGGCAGAAAAGATCGATTGTTACACTTTTCATATCCAAGTTTTCTGGTTGGCTGGTGTGTTGGAAAACATCagctacagcaacagctacaagCACTAATTTTGTGATATTGCTATCTCTTTCTTCGCAGCAAAGCTTGCAAAGTCCAGTGTCATAAGACTAATTTAGTTCAACACGTTTATGAGATTAAAAGTAGGAAAACACAATTATTAAAAAACCATTTGTACGAAAGACGTACGCGCCAGCTTGtttcccaaaaataaaatttttaatcTGATTGTTGTTTGcagaatacaaatattttattaccCAGCAGTACTGTAATCCTTAATTTTTATCGAGATTTGCCGAAATGCAATCATTGCTGCAGCAACATTTTTTGCAAATcattttttacgattttcaTTGGCCGAAAGCAAAAGTCGCGTTCCATGTTGCGGCAACATGCAAGCAACAATGCATACCCTGGgaaaggatattatagaattgagaaaatgtttgtcatcccagactaggtatcaggatcgagataaatatacaCAATATACTAATAatatacatgaatatgtctaatacatatcaatttgagaaaaggtctttataaatTTCGTTATATCTTCATCCTATATTATCGTAATAGGGTAACAAAGGCCTATGCGCGCATCATGTCTAAAATACCAGCAaaattgcgactgtttttttttttgttgaactattttgtttaaaccttgttttagtcaaaatagaATAAAAGCAAGGTCTAAAATCTAACGAATtatgtagaaaattgattcatcaatggccAAAAAGTATGTGGGCAAAACTAAGGGTTTAAGTTAAACAGAATTATTTAACGGAATCtctaaattgagcaatatgaacgactatcctttcgttttttgtcttgacctatttcgctaaaaccttttttgtttgacctttttcgctaaaaacCTTTTTTAGACAAAATCCAACTAAAGCAAGCGTTTAAAATAACccagtcaattagaaaattggttcattaatcgtataaaaataTGTGGGCACGGCTGAGGGtgctatctagctagtaagaTTCCACGGAAGATCTAAAACGACTAATACCTTGAATccatcagtatatttacggtatattttttaaatcagacggtatgtttcggtatatttctgagggtcggacggtatattttaatgacaagtccgcggtcacactgtaaGTATCACAATTACAGTTCAGTGGTGAAGTGACAAGCAAAAATACGAAAATGGTTCTTGAAAGTACTATGATATGGTAAAATAATGTTTAATCATTGATAAACCATATGCAGAAAGAAGACGGATTAACGAAACCAAACCCCTGTTTGTATTTTCAGCTTTGATAACAGCGATTACCAACGCAATGGTGACTATTTTCCTACACGTCTGAACGTCCAAAAGGATGGAATCAATCTCGTTTGTCTCACTAAACTGAGATCCAATCCAGAGAATAATGTTGGACTAATGACGTTGTCGAAGTGAGTATTGCGTGGCCGATGGTTTGAAAAGCGCTCGTTATTGtttcatttattaatttagTACCGTGGAAGTGCTGGCTACTCTGACAAGCGACGTGGGGCGGATTTTGTCTAAAATGCATCTCATCCAACCAAAGGGTGAGATAAACCTTCTGACCGGGATCCGCATAGCCCATTTGGTGTTGAAGCATCGTCAAGGCAAAAACCATAAGATGCGTATTGTCGTCTTTGTTGGCTCTCCCATTTGTCACGAAGAAGGAGACCTTGTGAAGCAAGCTAAACGCCTGAAGAAAGAGAAGGTGAATGTTGACATTGTTAGCTTCGGCGATcatggcaacaacaacgagacgCTGACTGCTTTCATCAACGCATTGAACGGCAAAGACGGTACTGGATCGCACTTGGTTAGTGTTCCTCGCGGATCGGCCCTGTCTGAAGCTCTGATGTCGTCGCCCATTATTCAGGGAGAAGATGGATTGGGTGGTGCCGGCTTGGGAGGAAACGTGTTCGAATTCGGAGTTGATCCCAACGAAGACCCGGAACTGGCTCTTGCTTTGCGTGTGTCAATGGAGGAGCAACGTCAACGTCAGGAAAGTGAGCAACGTCGTGCTAATGCTGATAGCACAGCACCAGCTGGTGTCGAAGCTACTGCTACCGCGGGGCAGCCCAAAGTTGAAAGCGGCGCAGGAAACGCCGAGGCGAATTCGGAGGAAGCTATGTTGCAACGGGCCTTGGCACTGTCCACTGAGACCCCTGAAGATAACTTGCCAGATTTTGCCAACATGACCGAAGAAGAACAGATCGCCTTTGCCATGCAAATGTCCATGCAAGATGCTCCAGATGATAGCGTTACCCAACAAGCAAAGCGCCCAAAAACTGATGAAACCAATGCTCCTATGGATGTGGACGAGGACTATTCGGAGGTAATTGGCGACCCGGCCTTCTTGCAGAGTGTGCTAGAGAATCTTCCTGGGGTAGATCCCCAATCCGAAGCAGTGCGCGATGCTGTTGGCTCACTGAACAAAGACAAGGACAAAAAAAATGAGGAAAAGgataaccaaaagaaataaaacacACCATTTCATAAGcacaattaaattttataagTTTCTTTGCCCATTAAAAAAATCATTCGAAAGCTTGTTAAATTGAAAAAAGCGAagtgaaaatatatttacatacttAAACACACAATAAGTAGAAGAAGTTCCCATTGTGACTGCAAGTATTGGGTTTGCGGACCAAAAATCTGCTATTTCTGAATTACCTTCATCGATATAATATTATTGTCCAATTGGTATAAGTTCCAATCCTGTGGCAATAGTTTAAAGCACTTTTGCGGAGAGCGCCTCCTTGTGTTGATGGTTGATATTTTAAAAGCAAATTAATTGCTTGATCAAATTAAATGTACAGACGATTAGACGACATTAAacagttttttgttgctcagcacaaaaataaaaacaaatacaagaCTTTCTATGCCAAATACTCTGATCCTTTGGTACTGATTTATTGGCAAAATAGTCGCTATGGTCATATTCATAGCCAAATTAAAAGTAAAGCCAATAGCCTAACAATTTAAGAATTATAGTAAATTAAAGTAAACTATTCATTAAAAAAGTTGTTACCTTAATAGCACTAGTGCCAAAGGAAACCAAATAGAAGAAAGTTTTGTAATTATGGCAAAGTCTACGGAAGTATTCTTTATCAGAGTATATAGTTAGAAAGACAGTGTTGAAGATGAAAATGAAAGTGATGCCTAGTCGGAGAGAACGGGACAGAGATACATACGAGCAAGActgatgggggggggggggggggggggggcactgGATTCAACCTCACCAGAGAGAAGTTGAGAAGGAGAAAACAAATTCCATGGCAAATCCTTCGGCTTTTAAAAGGTGCAGCCGACTTTCGCAAGGATGATTTCcacgggggtgggggggcaaagataagaaattgtttttgtacaGACTCAAGCTTATCTTGCAATTTAAGGTAGTGCGGATAAGAGGAACATAAATTAGTTTTGTGGTTAGGAATCAGTGAATTCCTTAGACAATCTTTTGATAAACCCAAGAAATTCTTTGCAGATGTGGGAATTAAAGCATCAATTagttaaaaatataatacacAAGTCGTTACAGACGTTTAAAGAAACCAATTTTATGAGGAACAAGTTTTATTAAACACCAATTAGTGAGAGCGTCAAGATCAGATTGAAGCATAGCTCGCAAACAACAGTCAACACTTTTTCCCTTTGCTGTCTAGTCACtgacaaaacagaaaaagaccacGCAGACACGGTGTTTCACTGAAAGTGTCAACCGTTATTTGCGAGGTCTGGATTAAAGAAATAGCGGCGACGGGTTCACTATAGGAAAAACATAGCTTGACTTAATCAGCATACATTGCGATTCGGAAATAAGTTAAAACACTATTCTGACACATATCTGtagaatattaaaaattcatgGTTAAATTCAATCTATTTTCCTTTATTCATGTGGCATAGGAGCACCATTACTAAATTGATACTTTTCAAGGAAAGGAATCATAATATTAGATCATCGAATTACTTTCCGGCCTTGTAATCACGAATGTGATATAGAACCCAGCCAGGAATAAACAGGGCCGCTGCGCACATGCCACCGCCTAGAATCACTTTCTCCTGCAAGGAAACATATAATTTATATCGTATATTTTCTTTACCAGACATCTGGTTATGCAACCAAGTGCGAATACTTACAGCCTTTGAGATATGCTGTGTTGGTGGGCCGGAAACCACGGATTGGCATCGGCTCTGCATGGCATTACGGATGGCCGGAACCAAAAGACGAGCAGCACTATTTTggaacatatttatttattattttgttcaAAACCTCGGCCGAAAATCAATTTATGTTTCTAGTGTGAAGTATATCGATAAGAAATCGAACTTAGCCCACCTAACCCCCTCTATTTAAGcagttcaacgacttgaggtgaatggcggaaaataatactgattgtaaattcttcttgtagctccttgTCTTGCTATAtttcctctgaacttaaaaaaaccccgatatctttcacctgaactgcgctaaaattattaaattttcattattttcggtggaatacTAAAATACTCCCTtggtctacaatgggttaatcgttctccgtcgaGGATTGAAAACTATATTCCTCCATTTTAATATTCGATTTAATATTTCTAGGACTTTCATAACtgaacacataattttatcaAATTTATGaacctattttctacttgactggtttGTTTGAAATACCTGTTTTTATTGCATTCTTcgtaaaaaaaagttttagcgaaaatggtcaaacaaaaaaaaacgaaagaggatCGTCGTTCCTATtgttcaattttgatattccgttgaataatgctggctTACTAAAACCCTGAGCCATGTACACATAGTTTTATTCtattgatgaatacattttctacaagattaatgacttttaagtactcgcatgtattgtattttgactaaaatacGGTTTAAGCAAAAATGTTCAACAAAAAAGTTGTCTAatcaatgttgctggtatttgaagacatgtTGGTGGTTCGAAGTATTGCCATTTGTGTACACTATTTCGTAATTTTATATGACGCAACTTTTGAGACTCTAAGAATGCATTTTTGACAATTTTCATTGGCCgaaagaaaaattgaaaaaatcgCATTGCTCTTCTTATAAGCTCAATTATAAGCTCGTCGTGTAGTGCAGTGGAATAAGACCATTGTGAATTAAATGAAGTGAGAATTATGTGGCTACACTACGACTTAAGCGAACAGAGTGGCAACGCCTGCACCAGCTGTTTTGGGTCCCATGTCTGTCATGTGATATTCATTGCTCGAGAAAATCTTTCGCGATCGGAGTTTTGTgccttttttattatttccattccattcgacTAAATAGCCTAGTCTTCAAAATGACTGTTCCTGATTATGTGCCTCCAGTGGTTATCACCTGCATTTGGGGATTCATTGGCATCATCTGCCCCTTCTTTGCTCGTGGCCCAAACAAAGGGTAAGTCTTAACATAAACTAATTCAAACAAAGTAACCAACATATATGTTTTCAGAGTGACTCAATGCTGCCTTATGCTAACCGCAGTAACATGTTGGCTGTTGTAAGTATTTTTAGCCCTAGTATGCTCAAAGTAACGTTAACATACGCGTAATCCATCGATCTGCTAAATTTTAATGTTTTGCTACATCATTAATTGACATTGCAGTTGGCTGTGCTGTTACATGACGCAGCTGAACCCTCTGATTGGCCCCAAATTGAGCATGAATGAAATCATGATTATGGCCCGCGAATGGGGAAACGAGATCAAAGACACAATGGATGTCACTgtgtaaaataattatttcacACATGTTTTGTTATTACATTTTCTGTTCTTGCATtctttataattaatttcgTTCAAATCATACAATAAAGGTATTATCACAGTATGCGAAAATTCCAAGGTCTTACATCTTATATCATTGAATACGACTTGCACTTTACCTGAACAAATTCTATACCTTTACAAAGGATATTTTGTTTGACCTAGAAGCCTGCAACCATGAAAAGGACGCATTTACGAACGCACACATTTAATACATGTACATGTTGTGACTACAGCCTGGTCCATATAACTTTTCATGGTCACGAGACCGCTTTTTTCCACTCTCAGTATAGAATTCCGCACTTGCATGATCGGATAACGAGATTTCACTTGTTTGCAAGTAGGATTCACTATACTTTTCCAACTCTGTTAAATTATATCATAAGCAAAAAGTTCCACGGATCCTTTATGGTATAGTTTTCCGATTTTTGCGGTTGCAGCTTTTAGAGCGCATTTATTGCAATATTTCAGCCTTATTACAAGTTGTTTCTGGACCTTTGTATCCATCAAGCTCTGCTCGCCCTATCCCAACCAGTGCTTCGGGGCCCACGTCCCACGTATAGACCCGTCCTTCACCATCGTTTCGTTATCCCGACTCAGAGCCAAATATATAACTACTTGACCTACGACTTCTGTTGTAATGAAATAAAACTACATATTCTGTAAtaagttatttatttagtaACTATGCAGTATAGTATGTATACATCAGTTTGAATAAATGACGACTAAAATGTATAATATTTTCTATATGCATTGCTAATATTATTACATTATCGAAATGTTTATTTACACTTGATTACTAATAAAATGTACaattttcttaatttatttaaacaataaaaaggaagaaaccaaaagaacaaaagaagtgaaatcaaattaaaagtggtacagaaagaaagaaaatatgaaacaatGGCATATCAACTAAAAGCGTTTGACTAATATTTACAGACAATCCCATAAGATATACTTTTTACTTAATTTCTACCGCCAGGGCTAGGGCCAGGCCAGATCCACCTTCTCACACATACAAACACTCGTGCCAATTATATTGCCGAGAACATAGAAATGGCTGTTAGTCGTGATGGCTTGTCAAAGGCGAATGAATGAAGCAAAACATTTTAGCGCAGCTATGTGTTTGCAGAACTTGTGGATGTCGGATTTGCTGAGGGCGGAGGAGCAGGTGCTTTTAAATTAGTTGGAAGCTGTGCAGCAGGAGGTGCTGAAAAGTATGTCGTAGTAGCTGGAACGTTTGTGCTTAAAGCTGTAACCAATATAGAGGTAGAGTAGATCCATTGTCGGTTAAAAtgttgacacacacacacgtcatAAATAATTCTTACATTGGCGCAGagatttttgaaatttttcgtATTCCACATAGTGTTTCAAACGCAGTTCGTCCTCTTCGATGAGCTGTCTCTggcgcaacagcaacagccgctgATGTTGATTGGTGCCCAAGCGTGTGTTACACAATTGGTTGACCAATGAGTCCAAATTATGCTTTATATCCTGCAAGAAATGTAAATTAGTAACGTCTAAGTAAAATGCCGCACTACGTGGCTCTTACAGATTGTATATCGCTCGGCAATAAATGGGGATGCGTTGCAGCTAGAGAAACAGGCTCTTCGGTAACTGGAATAcggaacaaataaataacagaatgtatcaaaatacaaatgagGTTGGGGGCTTACGCTTACCTTCACCGGGCGATACATTAAAAAGAGGCTGCATAACATGTTGCAACGGCTGCGAGGGTTGCTGTGATCCCATCAAATTCGCCTGCTGCAACAGATGATTGGGAACACCAGCATGAAAGCCTTGTTGTGTCGCTCCGCAATTAGCATTCTGCTGATTATACAAGCCTGCAACATtctgttgcggctgctgcataTGAGTTTGcatttgcagctgctgctgctgctgttgctgctgttgctgttgtgttaCCATCTGGTGCTGGGCTGACTGCATTGACTGCATGGCCGAAAGCTGTTGCTGCATTCCCGGAGACATGCCCACAACCTGAGACTGTAGGGCATGAAGCTGATTCTGCTGCATTTGGATGAACTGTTGCGGTGTATGATTTTGTTGCGTTGCAGGCAGCGAGAATTGTTGGGAACCCTGCTGTTGCAGTATCATTGGTTGCTGTTGTGTCATAATTGGTTGCTGATGCGCCACCGACTGCTGCTGAAGAGTGTTCATCATCTGAGGATGGACACTGGATGGTGTCTGTTGTGGCATATTAGGATGCAcaagttgttgctgctgctgctgtgggggATGACCTTGTGACTGAATGCCGGAGAGCGTCACTTGTGTGCCGTTTTGTGTCAAGACTTGTGGCACTACGTTCACGCCGCTGTTAACCATACTTTTCGCAGAAGGATgcatctgctgctgtggctgctgttggtaAATCAACTGAATTCCGTTAATGGCCAGCGGAACGTTTTG
The sequence above is a segment of the Drosophila pseudoobscura strain MV-25-SWS-2005 chromosome X, UCI_Dpse_MV25, whole genome shotgun sequence genome. Coding sequences within it:
- the ppk5 gene encoding pickpocket protein 28, whose protein sequence is MSFLSRVKEKLWRNGQNRKKIFLRNTSLELLKYVIGDRHLWWIKLYFIIIFASLIYVAVNLAVRVFVKWEDTPVIIGISSTMTPISKIPFPAITVCNMNQAKKSKVEDLIPGSLGYSMLQKTCYKENTYGNFTKSNHRYKNETFPNFILNVSERCEDLIVSCMFHKKKLPCTDIFREIFVDEGLCCVFNLLHPYYLYKFRPTYIRDYTATNRFADIAVDWNPISGYPPKLPSSYYPRPGVGVGIAMGLQIILNGHVNDYFCSSTNGQGFKVLLYNPIDQPRMKESGLPAMIGHQTTFRIIARSFEALPSIRNIHRTKRQCIFSDEEELYFYRYYTRRNCESECDALFFLRLCDCIPYYLPLVFSNATVCDAAQFDCWNNAELQIFDKKRSECKDLCLTSCHDLTFFPDAFTTPFSQKDLKAQSDYLKNLSNEYIRKNLAVVNFYFTENYFRSNVRTSYTGPTEYMSLTGGIMSLMIGFSVIFIAEILYVVVLFFILLFFKL
- the Rpn10 gene encoding 26S proteasome non-ATPase regulatory subunit 4: MVLESTMICFDNSDYQRNGDYFPTRLNVQKDGINLVCLTKLRSNPENNVGLMTLSNTVEVLATLTSDVGRILSKMHLIQPKGEINLLTGIRIAHLVLKHRQGKNHKMRIVVFVGSPICHEEGDLVKQAKRLKKEKVNVDIVSFGDHGNNNETLTAFINALNGKDGTGSHLVSVPRGSALSEALMSSPIIQGEDGLGGAGLGGNVFEFGVDPNEDPELALALRVSMEEQRQRQESEQRRANADSTAPAGVEATATAGQPKVESGAGNAEANSEEAMLQRALALSTETPEDNLPDFANMTEEEQIAFAMQMSMQDAPDDSVTQQAKRPKTDETNAPMDVDEDYSEVIGDPAFLQSVLENLPGVDPQSEAVRDAVGSLNKDKDKKNEEKDNQKK
- the COX8 gene encoding uncharacterized protein COX8, producing the protein MFQNSAARLLVPAIRNAMQSRCQSVVSGPPTQHISKAEKVILGGGMCAAALFIPGWVLYHIRDYKAGK
- the VhaM9.7-b gene encoding V-type proton ATPase subunit e 2 produces the protein MTVPDYVPPVVITCIWGFIGIICPFFARGPNKGVTQCCLMLTAVTCWLFWLCCYMTQLNPLIGPKLSMNEIMIMAREWGNEIKDTMDVTV